In the genome of Salinirussus salinus, one region contains:
- a CDS encoding oxidoreductase, translating into MPALTDPVDIGGVTVPNRLYRAPLLECAGNGPGAVDQLIRELEPTAASGVGLIFQGASIVTPEGGCAAPNMTRVHDPEFVARCERLTDRIHDHGSRIFIQLGHGGIRSLGLWHAEHDAGPQPAVSRPPWQLRLADRTGLVDLKPDVLSTREVEELAEAFGRAAGYAADAGYDGVHLSGANMGIVQQFLSPHYNRREDRFGDGVEFLLAVRDAVRSQAGPVPLVTKVPAETRAPPFVGRSLSRRDGRRIARRLADAGFDAVVPVEVSVYWDTSVVRGRYPSQAWAAEGLQDDYAAAFGGRLRARTVQALTWLDAHRNPPEPGWNARFCREVREAVDVPVLCEGGLRGRGQCESLLGEACELTGMGRPFYAEPRLGARLLGGGGREGDGGEQRALCESCNNCTVPQVTGEPGRCRTAAVVRERGRLERDGAYEGKD; encoded by the coding sequence ATGCCGGCGCTGACCGACCCCGTCGACATCGGAGGCGTCACGGTGCCGAACAGGCTCTACCGCGCGCCGCTGCTTGAGTGTGCGGGCAACGGTCCCGGCGCGGTCGACCAGCTGATTCGGGAACTGGAGCCGACCGCCGCCTCGGGCGTCGGCCTGATATTCCAGGGGGCAAGCATCGTCACGCCGGAGGGTGGCTGTGCCGCGCCGAACATGACCCGCGTGCACGACCCCGAGTTCGTCGCGCGCTGCGAGCGGCTGACCGACCGGATACACGACCACGGCAGCCGGATCTTCATCCAGCTCGGCCACGGCGGGATCCGGAGCCTGGGGCTGTGGCACGCCGAGCACGACGCCGGCCCGCAGCCGGCGGTTTCGCGCCCGCCCTGGCAGCTCCGGCTGGCGGACCGGACAGGATTGGTCGACCTCAAGCCGGACGTGCTCTCGACGCGGGAGGTCGAGGAACTCGCGGAGGCCTTCGGCCGGGCGGCGGGTTACGCCGCCGACGCCGGCTACGACGGGGTCCACCTCTCGGGGGCGAACATGGGGATCGTCCAGCAGTTCCTCTCCCCACATTATAATCGCCGCGAGGACCGCTTTGGCGACGGCGTCGAGTTCCTCCTCGCAGTGCGGGACGCGGTCCGCTCGCAGGCGGGGCCGGTCCCGCTGGTGACCAAAGTACCGGCCGAGACCCGCGCGCCGCCGTTCGTCGGGCGGTCACTGTCCCGCCGGGACGGGCGGCGCATCGCCCGCCGGCTCGCCGATGCGGGTTTCGACGCGGTCGTTCCGGTGGAGGTGTCGGTCTACTGGGACACGAGCGTCGTCCGCGGGCGGTATCCGTCGCAGGCGTGGGCCGCCGAGGGGCTGCAGGACGACTACGCGGCGGCCTTCGGCGGCCGGCTGCGCGCGCGGACGGTGCAGGCGCTCACCTGGCTGGACGCACACCGGAACCCGCCGGAGCCGGGATGGAACGCCCGCTTCTGCCGGGAAGTCCGCGAGGCGGTGGACGTGCCCGTGCTCTGTGAGGGTGGACTCCGCGGTCGAGGGCAGTGTGAGTCCCTGCTCGGCGAGGCCTGCGAACTGACCGGGATGGGTCGACCCTTCTACGCGGAGCCGCGGCTGGGGGCACGACTGCTCGGTGGTGGGGGTCGGGAGGGCGACGGCGGGGAGCAGCGGGCGCTGTGTGAGAGTTGCAACAACTGCACAGTTCCGCAGGTGACCGGCGAGCCCGGCCGGTGTCGGACGGCTGCGGTCGTCCGCGAGCGTGGTCGGCTCGAACGCGACGGTGCCTACGAAGGAAAGGATTAG
- a CDS encoding poly(R)-hydroxyalkanoic acid synthase subunit PhaE, which yields MNDQQEQWTEMMEQMNDAVAESIEQNMAAQADFVESWAEAVEGSVPDEDVVADGIEGYNRAYEVWMDAAERMADRSAAIAEGEDVAPEEFRDIWLQSANEAFKEVLSTEAFAAANGQLVESMMEMRGDVDEATQDALAQAGLATRDDVEEVGERLVELERRQHAVEKKLDRILEEL from the coding sequence ATGAACGACCAACAGGAGCAGTGGACCGAGATGATGGAGCAGATGAACGACGCGGTCGCGGAGTCGATCGAGCAGAACATGGCCGCCCAGGCCGACTTCGTGGAGTCGTGGGCCGAGGCCGTCGAGGGGTCGGTGCCCGACGAGGACGTCGTGGCCGACGGCATCGAGGGGTACAACCGCGCCTACGAGGTGTGGATGGACGCCGCCGAGCGGATGGCCGACCGGAGCGCCGCCATCGCCGAGGGCGAGGACGTCGCCCCGGAGGAGTTCCGGGACATCTGGCTGCAGTCGGCCAACGAGGCGTTCAAGGAAGTGCTCTCGACTGAGGCCTTCGCCGCGGCCAACGGCCAGCTCGTCGAGTCGATGATGGAGATGCGCGGGGACGTCGACGAGGCGACCCAGGACGCGCTGGCCCAGGCGGGGCTGGCCACCCGCGACGACGTCGAGGAGGTCGGCGAGCGGCTGGTCGAGCTCGAGCGGCGCCAGCACGCCGTCGAGAAGAAACTCGACCGGATCCTCGAGGAGCTGTAG
- a CDS encoding AbrB/MazE/SpoVT family DNA-binding domain-containing protein: MTEDSDGPVWPPTMFEMFQETGEQAVEQQQELFKRMFAGMSGGVDMNDLGAMTNTATFKTRVQSGGRISIPDAEREALDIEEGDIVQTVVIPVKRNRE; this comes from the coding sequence ATGACCGAGGATAGCGACGGGCCGGTGTGGCCGCCGACGATGTTCGAGATGTTTCAGGAGACCGGAGAGCAGGCTGTCGAGCAACAGCAGGAGCTGTTCAAGCGGATGTTCGCGGGGATGTCGGGCGGGGTCGACATGAACGACCTCGGCGCGATGACCAACACCGCGACGTTCAAAACGCGGGTCCAGAGCGGCGGCCGCATCAGCATCCCCGACGCCGAGCGCGAGGCGCTGGACATCGAAGAGGGCGATATCGTCCAGACCGTCGTGATCCCAGTCAAACGCAACAGGGAGTAA
- a CDS encoding MaoC family dehydratase: protein MSSKQTGATLLDTWTETSSYVFDSVIAANRAAFAAFGVEPSGDEDEEDDDAGASTESVEAAEDLDSWDVSLAAEDANDLAVGDRFEFTKTISEADVASFAAASGDTNPLHLDDEFAEETRFRGRIAHGTLVGGLISAALARVPGLVIYLSQDLEFHSPVRIGDRVTAECEIVEDLGNDQFRLTTRVTNGDEIAIDGEAVIMVDDA from the coding sequence ATGAGTTCTAAACAGACCGGCGCCACGCTGCTGGACACGTGGACGGAGACGTCCTCGTACGTGTTCGACAGCGTCATCGCCGCGAACCGGGCGGCCTTTGCGGCCTTCGGCGTCGAGCCGTCCGGCGACGAGGACGAGGAAGACGACGACGCCGGGGCGTCGACGGAGTCGGTCGAGGCCGCCGAAGACCTCGACAGCTGGGACGTGAGTCTGGCAGCGGAGGATGCCAACGACCTCGCCGTCGGCGACCGCTTCGAGTTCACGAAGACGATCTCCGAGGCGGACGTCGCCAGCTTCGCCGCTGCCAGCGGCGACACGAACCCGCTCCACCTCGACGACGAGTTCGCCGAGGAGACCCGGTTCCGGGGCCGGATCGCCCACGGCACCCTGGTCGGCGGCCTCATCAGCGCCGCGCTCGCGCGCGTGCCCGGACTGGTGATCTACCTCTCCCAGGACCTGGAGTTCCACAGCCCCGTCCGGATCGGCGACCGCGTCACCGCCGAGTGCGAGATCGTCGAGGACCTGGGCAACGACCAGTTCCGGCTCACTACCCGCGTCACGAACGGTGACGAAATCGCCATCGACGGCGAGGCCGTCATCATGGTCGACGACGCCTAA